A DNA window from Vigna unguiculata cultivar IT97K-499-35 chromosome 10, ASM411807v1, whole genome shotgun sequence contains the following coding sequences:
- the LOC114166481 gene encoding geraniol 8-hydroxylase-like translates to MDNITFIQLIFFAYLCIHIFFSLSNKNTKHPNLPPGPPSYPIIGNILQLWPSKLHQALHKLSKTYGPIMSVKIGTITTIVISSPNIAKEALHKKDRALASRFVPESVQALSHHQSSVVFLPVSSKWNTLRKVCATQIFSTLQLDSTQSLRHRKMKELLDYLHENCEKGRAVDIGETAFTTVLNAISNTLFSLDLASHSSGVSQKFRSVISSVLDEASKPNVADYYPVFRRFDPQGARRRMKRYYRTLLDVFDCIVEERIQRVGSVHGNDVLESFLDIIRRENSELTRHDVLHLFLDLFVAGLDTTSATIEWVMAELLHNPEKLSKTKRELEQVFGETGFEPEDSTISKLTYLQAVVKETLRLHPTAPILIHKSVSEVDICGFHVPKDAQVLVNVWSMGRDSDTWADPDSFVPERFLDNEKDFRGEDHGFIPFGSGRRMCPGVALANRIVHTVLASLLYHFDWKLADGEKSEDMDMTEKFSITLHKVKPLKTIPIRK, encoded by the exons ATGGACAACATAACATTCATTCAATTGATTTTCTTTGCATACTTATGCATCCATATTTTCTTTAGCCTTAgcaacaaaaacacaaaacatCCTAATCTACCACCTGGTCCTCCCAGTTACCCCATCATAGGAAACATTTTACAACTTTGGCCATCAAAACTGCACCAAGCACTTCATAAACTCTCCAAAACCTATGGACCTATCATGAGTGTTAAAATAGGCACCATCACCACTATTGTCATTTCCTCTCCCAACATTGCCAAAGAAGCCCTTCACAAAAAAGACCGAGCCTTAGCAAGCCGATTCGTACCTGAGTCTGTTCAAGCACTTTCACACCATCAATCTTCTGTAGTGTTCCTTCCCGTGTCATCAAAATGGAACACCCTCAGAAAAGTTTGTGCCACCCAAATTTTCTCCACCCTCCAACTTGATTCCACCCAATCTCTGCGCCATAGAAAGATGAAGGAGCTGCTTGATTACTTGCACGAAAATTGCGAAAAGGGTCGTGCTGTTGATATTGGTGAGACCGCGTTTACCACAGTGCTTAACGCAATATCAAACACCCTTTTTTCGCTTGACTTGGCTTCCCATAGTTCTGGTGTTTCTCAGAAGTTTCGCAGTGTTATTTCTAGTGTGCTCGATGAAGCTTCGAAGCCTAATGTTGCAGACTATTACCCTGTTTTTCGTAGATTTGATCCGCAGGGTGCGCGACGAAGGATGAAACGCTATTACCGAACGTTGCTTGATGTGTTTGATTGCATTGTTGAAGAAAGAATTCAGAGGGTTGGTTCCGTTCATGGAAATGATGTGCTAGAGTCGTTTCTTGATATCATCCGAAGGGAAAATTCAGAATTGACACGCCATGATGTGTTGCATCTGTTTCTG GATTTATTCGTGGCTGGATTAGACACCACATCAGCCACAATAGAGTGGGTTATGGCAGAGTTGCTGCACAACCCTGAAAAATTATCGAAAACCAAAAGGGaacttgaacaagtttttggtGAAACTGGGTTTGAACCTGAAGATTCAACCATATCCAAGCTCACTTACCTACAAGCCGTGGTGAAAGAAACCCTAAGATTGCACCCAACAGCCCCAATATTGATTCACAAATCAGTGTCTGAAGTAGACATATGTGGCTTTCATGTTCCCAAAGATGCACAAGTTCTTGTTAATGTATGGAGCATGGGGCGAGACTCGGACACTTGGGCAGACCCAGATTCATTTGTACCTGAAAGATTTTTAGATAATGAAAAGGATTTCAGAGGAGAAGATCATGGTTTCATTCCCTTTGGGTCTGGCAGAAGAATGTGCCCTGGTGTTGCACTGGCTAATAGAATTGTTCATACCGTGTTGGCCTCACTTCTGTACCATTTTGATTGGAAGCTAGCAGATGGAGAAAAATCAGAGGATATGGACATGACTGAAAAATTCAGCATTACTTTGCATAAAGTCAAGCCTCTGAAGACAATTCCCATTAGAAAATGA